From a single Methylosinus sp. H3A genomic region:
- a CDS encoding IS630 family transposase yields MRHVDPGSTPQKSEGGFARGGGGVQKNLEDAVAEEAAKHPERSVEVFASDEHRLGLKPVTRRVWAPVGERPIAHGHHRFDWLYVTAFVSPASGETFWYVHDGVSKPFFAALLETFAREAKAGVDRTIVLVIDNAGWHGEAGLSVPDGVRLVFLPPYTPELQPAETLWALVDEPIVNKHIGTIEELDAIIGERCAALASERDIIKSRAGFHWWPKIAKPK; encoded by the coding sequence CTGCGGCATGTCGATCCAGGCTCCACGCCCCAAAAATCCGAAGGTGGCTTCGCCCGAGGAGGCGGCGGCGTTCAAAAAAACCTCGAAGACGCCGTCGCGGAGGAAGCCGCGAAGCATCCAGAGCGATCGGTCGAGGTCTTCGCCAGCGACGAGCACAGGCTCGGCCTGAAACCGGTCACGCGGCGCGTCTGGGCGCCCGTCGGCGAGCGGCCGATCGCGCATGGCCATCATCGCTTCGACTGGCTCTATGTGACCGCCTTCGTCTCGCCGGCGAGCGGCGAGACCTTCTGGTACGTGCACGACGGCGTCTCGAAGCCGTTTTTCGCGGCGCTGCTCGAGACCTTCGCGCGCGAAGCCAAGGCCGGCGTCGATCGCACGATCGTGCTCGTCATCGACAACGCCGGCTGGCACGGCGAGGCTGGTCTGAGCGTGCCGGATGGCGTGCGACTGGTTTTTCTGCCGCCCTATACGCCGGAGCTGCAACCCGCCGAGACCTTATGGGCTCTCGTCGACGAGCCGATCGTCAACAAGCACATCGGAACGATAGAGGAACTCGACGCGATCATCGGCGAAAGATGCGCCGCGCTCGCGAGCGAGCGCGACATCATCAAAAGCCGCGCCGGCTTCCATTGGTGGCCAAAAATCGCCAAGCCGAAGTAA
- a CDS encoding IS256 family transposase: MAIKKGTLDQLLSGRDPKEVFSKDGLFDELKKALAERVLNAEMDDHLESEAAAGKANHRNGYSKKTVLTETSKIDIRVPRDREGSFDPKLIARYQRRFPGFDEKIVSMYARGMTVREIQGHLLELYGLEVSPDLISTVTDAVLETVAEWQNRPLEAMYPLVFFDALRVKIRDEGLVRNKAVYVALGVTPDGTKDILGLWIETSEGAKFWLRVMNELKNRGVGDILIAVVDGLKGFPEAINAVFPQTTVQTCIVHLIRNPMEFASYKDRKAIAAALKTIYRAPTAEAAKEALEAFDGGHWGKKYPSIAQGWRRNWEQVIPFFAFPIAVRRIIYTTNAIESLNAKLRRAVRTRGHFPTDDAAMKLLYLVLRQVAGEWKMAPREWCEAKNQFAIMFDDRFVAA; this comes from the coding sequence ATGGCGATCAAGAAGGGCACATTGGACCAATTGCTGTCGGGACGCGATCCGAAGGAGGTTTTTTCCAAGGATGGCTTGTTCGATGAGCTGAAGAAGGCGCTGGCGGAACGGGTTCTGAACGCGGAGATGGACGACCATCTCGAGAGCGAAGCGGCGGCGGGCAAGGCGAACCACCGCAACGGCTATTCGAAGAAGACCGTGCTGACCGAGACGTCGAAGATCGACATCAGGGTCCCGCGGGACCGGGAGGGGAGCTTCGATCCCAAGCTGATCGCGCGCTATCAGCGCCGCTTTCCCGGCTTCGACGAGAAAATCGTGTCGATGTATGCGCGCGGCATGACGGTGCGCGAGATCCAGGGCCATTTGCTCGAGCTCTACGGCCTGGAAGTCTCGCCCGATCTGATCTCGACAGTCACCGACGCCGTGCTGGAGACCGTCGCCGAATGGCAGAACCGGCCGCTCGAGGCGATGTATCCCTTGGTTTTCTTCGACGCGCTGCGCGTCAAAATCCGCGACGAAGGCCTGGTCCGCAACAAGGCCGTCTATGTGGCGCTCGGCGTCACGCCGGACGGAACGAAGGACATTCTGGGGCTTTGGATCGAGACCTCGGAGGGCGCCAAATTCTGGCTTCGGGTGATGAACGAGCTGAAGAACCGCGGCGTCGGCGACATACTGATCGCCGTGGTCGACGGCCTGAAGGGCTTTCCGGAGGCGATCAATGCGGTGTTTCCGCAGACGACCGTGCAGACCTGCATCGTGCATCTCATTCGAAACCCGATGGAATTCGCCTCATACAAGGACCGCAAGGCGATCGCCGCCGCGCTGAAGACGATCTATCGCGCCCCGACCGCCGAGGCGGCCAAAGAGGCGTTGGAGGCCTTCGACGGCGGCCATTGGGGCAAGAAATATCCGTCGATCGCGCAGGGCTGGCGGCGCAATTGGGAGCAGGTCATCCCGTTTTTCGCCTTTCCGATCGCGGTACGGCGGATCATCTACACGACGAACGCCATAGAATCCTTGAACGCGAAGCTGCGGCGCGCCGTGCGGACGAGAGGGCATTTTCCGACTGACGATGCGGCGATGAAGCTCCTCTATCTCGTCTTGCGCCAAGTCGCCGGGGAGTGGAAAATGGCGCCGCGCGAATGGTGCGAGGCGAAAAATCAATTCGCCATCATGTTCGACGATCGCTTCGTCGCGGCGTGA